In Bacteroidales bacterium, the DNA window ACTGGATGCAGGAAATCCTGGTTATCAATACAATTGGTCTACAGGCTCGAGCAATCAACAAATTCAAGTTTCGACAGCTGGTACATATAGTGTTACCGTAACCAATCCTTTTAATAACTGTTCTAATTCTGACCAAATAGTAATACAGGTTGTCAATTTACCCAATGCTCAGATTACTTCTAACCTTTTATCTTTCTGTCAAAATGATCCCAATCCTACTTTGCAAGCTACCCCTGCTGGTGGTGTATGGAGTGGTCAAGGTATCGATCCAAATTCAGGAACTATTAATTTAAGTTCATTGGCACCAGGGCAGTATATCATTCGCTATACCGCCACTAATGCTTGCGGAAGCGACAAAGATTCAACTCAAATCACCGTTAAAGAAGTTCCTGCTATTCAAGTTTATGGCGATCCAGAAACATGCATTGGTGCTAATGATGGAAAAGCATGGGTAACTATTCAGGGAAATGACGTACCATATGCTATTGTTTGGAGTAATAACCAGACAACAGACACTATATCTATGCTGGTCCCCGGAACTTATCATGTACAGGTGACAGGTGCTAATGGCTGTAAGACTTCTGCTAACACTACTGTCACTGCAGGAACCGAGGAATGCTACATAACTCATATATTCATTCCTAATATTTTCTCTCCAAATGGGGATGGAAACAATGATGTTTTTCAAATTTATGGTGCAGGAATTAAAAACATTAAAGTCTACATATATGATCGCTGGGGAATTAAGGTGTACGAATCCTCTTCGTTAACGGATACGTGGGATGGAACTTACAAAGGTAAACCTCTTGATCCTGCGGTATTTATGTATTACATTACAGTAGAATTCAAAAACGGAGAAACCAAAGAATTTGAAGGAACATTAACCTTAACAAGATAAAAAAAATAAACATATGAAAAATCACATCGTATTTATTATATTAGTATTAGTTGGAACGATTGCAAAAGGGCAGGATTATCATTTTAGTCAATACATGGAAGCACCCATGATGGTAAGTCCAGCTTTAAGTGGCTATTTTGATGGGAATTATCGATTCAACCTTATTTATAAAAGCCAATGGCATGCTATTCAAAAAGGATATAGGACTTTTGCTTTTGCAGCTGATGGACAATTTTTAACTTTAGGTAGTGGTTTTCTAGCGGGTGGAATCAACGTACTGAATGATGTAGCTGGTACGGTAACTTTGAAAAACCTGGTTGTTAATTTAAATGTAGCCTATCATGTCAAACTGAATGAAACACAATTTCTTGGTGCAGGTATTTACGGGGGAGTTGGCCAGAGAGGGTTGGATCTATCCAATGCTCAGTGGGGAAGTCAGTACGATGGAGTTTCTGGATTTAATCCATCACTTCCTTCAAACGAAAATATTTCCAGCGAAAGCTTTTTATATGCCGATTTTGGATTTGGTTTAAATTATGGCCTCAATGTTAACAGTACTACTATGTCAAGCAACGATGGCCTTAAACTCATAACAGGATTTGCGTTATATCATGTAACTCAGCCCAAATTTAAATATTATGCAACTGAGAGCGAAAAATTAAATATGCGCATTACTGCTTATGTTCAAAGTTTAATAGGTATTGCAAATACTAACCTTGCTGTGAAACCGTCAATCATCTATAATCAACAAGGTAAACAAAACGAAATCCTTCCAGGTG includes these proteins:
- a CDS encoding PorP/SprF family type IX secretion system membrane protein — translated: MKNHIVFIILVLVGTIAKGQDYHFSQYMEAPMMVSPALSGYFDGNYRFNLIYKSQWHAIQKGYRTFAFAADGQFLTLGSGFLAGGINVLNDVAGTVTLKNLVVNLNVAYHVKLNETQFLGAGIYGGVGQRGLDLSNAQWGSQYDGVSGFNPSLPSNENISSESFLYADFGFGLNYGLNVNSTTMSSNDGLKLITGFALYHVTQPKFKYYATESEKLNMRITAYVQSLIGIANTNLAVKPSIIYNQQGKQNEILPGVLLRYQQKESSKYTGFVKESYFSLGALFRARDAIIPMFSIEMNDFTLGITYDINVSSLRKATSGKGGLEFNLKYVIKNRNVNRSLF